From a region of the Penaeus vannamei isolate JL-2024 chromosome 2, ASM4276789v1, whole genome shotgun sequence genome:
- the LOC113809983 gene encoding TAF5-like RNA polymerase II p300/CBP-associated factor-associated factor 65 kDa subunit 5L, with translation MRKVRTEKVMAHVSDYLKRRNLESGGPGGSVTLTEQQVGILGLVSPSAPNTFTFSTTSTQHTHVDHQYVRLKSWMMEASEPCRSELSQVLFPLFVHLYLELVAATGRQAANKFFKKHYQVFLVNRDYENTLSQVVSASSINSSGDMNSSPVIQNLKSGKYLVRLSELTLNYFLRYLKSSENPTLLQIFNTYIEVEVDESGAGSSGAVFRGPDLNTSTSTTLVNGHTPDSLSSDASAYAADGMDCSPEELRKVKDIMARVRSAQPTAPSLCVYTVTNAYNGLSCANVNAEGQLLSCGFEDSVIKLWKLTPPLHDIGFGKKKTVVGPRGGISHTLLACDDSRIEDSGERDEDDKEEEATATELRNGGRRRNRGGELFALRGHSGPVLDTAFSHDSNYLLSVSEDCSMRLWDLNNGNAVALYRGHSYPVWCVAVAPLTMYVATGSYDTTARLWSTDATYPLRTFSGHTRAVDCVAFHPNGTYLATGSCDRSIRLWQVTDGDAARILLHHKSAINTMSFSPNGKYLASGSEDGTVVVWDLAGGRVMTEISSSNQVNSGNTGSGTPHQDSIMNVCWSTDSSLLVSASSDGCVRTSHLKQTPASNDGTNSWELNEVGQVQCSGSTNGGSGNNGASGVLLHTSLTSHNYLTSVIALDVER, from the exons ATGAGGAAAGTGAGGACAGAGAAAGTGATGGCTCATGTCAGCGACTACTTGAAGAGGAGAAATCTCGAG AGTGGAGGACCAGGAGGAAGTGTAACGCTAACAGAACAACAGGTGGGGATTTTGGGCCTAGTTTCTCCCTCGGCCCCCaacaccttcaccttctccaccacctccacccagcACACACATGTTGACCACCAGTATGTCAG GCTAAAGTCCTGGATGATGGAGGCCAGTGAGCCATGCCGTTCCGAATTGTCCCAAGTTCTGTTTCCGCTTTTCGTCCACCTGTATCTTGAGCTGGTGGCGGCCACAGGGAGACAAGCGGCAAACAAGTTCTTCAAGAAACATTATCAG GTGTTCTTGGTGAACCGTGATTATGAAAATACACTCTCTCAGGTTGTAAGTGCATCTTCTATAAATTCTTCTGGAGACATGAATTCTTCTCCTGTTATACAGAATCTCAA GAGTGGCAAGTACCTGGTACGTTTAAGTGAACTGACTTTAAACTACTTTCTGCGATATCTAAAGTCGAGTGAGAACCCCACATTGTTGCAG atATTCAACACGTACATTGAGGTTGAGGTGGATGAGTCAGGTGCTGGAAGTTCAGGAGCTGTGTTCAGAGGGCCTGACTTGAACACTTCTACCTCAACAACATTAGTTAATGGTCACACTCCAGACTCACTGTCCTCTGATGCCTCTGCTTATGCAGCGGACGGAATGGACTGTAGTCCAGAAGAATTGCGCAAAGTGAAAGACATCATGGCTCGCGTTCGGTCAGCTCAACCCACTGCCccatcattgtgtgtgtatacggttACAAATGCATATAATGGCCTGAGTTGTGCTAATGTGAATGCGGAAGGACAGCTTTTATCCTGTGGGTTTGAAGACAGTGTAATCAAATTGTGGAAATTGACACCCCCTTTGCATGATATAGggtttggaaagaaaaaaactgtagTTGGACCCAGAGGTGGGATATCGCACACATTACTTGCATGTGATGATTCTCGCATTGAAGACAGTGGTGAAAGAGATGaggatgacaaagaagaagaagccacAGCTACTGAGCTCcgtaatggaggaaggagaagaaatcgTGGTGGGGAACTTTTTGCTCTTCGTGGACACAGTGGGCCTGTGCTGGACACAGCATTCAGTCACGATTCAAATTACTTGTTATCAGTTAGTGAAGATTGCTCCATGAGACTTTGGGACTTAAATAATGGTAATGCAGTGGCTCTATATAGAGGTCATTCCTATCCTGTTTGGTGTGTGGCTGTAGCCCCTCTCACTATGTATGTGGCAACAGGCTCATATGATACAACTGCAAGATTGTGGTCCACGGATGCAACGTACCCCCTTCGCACCTTTTCAGGTCACACAAGAGCTGTAGATTGTGTGGCTTTTCATCCCAATGGCACTTACTTAGCTACTGGATCCTGTGACCGCAGTATTAGACTTTGGCAAGTCACTGATGGTGATGCAGCACGGATCCTTCTGCACCACAAGTCAGCCATCAACACTATGTCATTTTCTCCAAATGGAAA GTACCTGGCCTCTGGCAGCGAAGATGGCACAGTTGTTGTATGGGACCTTGCTGGTGGACGCGTCATGACGGAAATTAGCAGTAGTAATCAAGTCAATAGTGGGAACACTGGCTCAGGTACGCCCCACCAAGATTCAATCATGAATGTGTGTTGGTCTACTGATTCATCCCTCCTTGTGTCTGCATCCAGTGACGGCTGTGTGCGGACAAGTCATCTAAAGCAAACCCCAGCAAG CAATGATGGAACCAATTCCTGGGAACTGAATGAAGTTGGCCAGGTCCAGTGCAGTGGAAGTACAAATGGAGGAAGCGGCAATAATGGAGCGTCAGGAGTCCTGCTCCACACGTCTCTAACGTCTCACAATTACCTCACTTCTGTCATTGCTCTTGATGTGGAGAGATAG